Proteins encoded within one genomic window of Streptomyces sp. NBC_01237:
- a CDS encoding acetamidase/formamidase family protein gives MSDPRILTVRPREGEYAWTFGGAAPVARIEPGTYLDLYTEDCFAGRVRSDRDLVSEVCEFPYLNPQTGPFHVVGAEPGDTVAVHFVSIEPARDWAASTTVPLFGALTSTHTTASLQAPLPEVVWMWQLDRARRTCLFSARDSDFQVELPMDPMHGTVGVAPANLEVRSALVPDAHGGNMDTPEMRAGVTCYLGVNVEGALLSLGDGHARQGEGETCGVAVECAMNTVVLVELLKGVATPWPRIESDTHLMSTGSARPLEDAFRISQLDLVQWLARDYGLSELDAYQLISQAGEAPLANVCDTNYTCVAKIRKEWLPAGEPNRGLHRHLRQTASVLPRS, from the coding sequence ATGAGCGACCCCAGGATTCTGACCGTGCGACCGCGGGAGGGCGAGTACGCCTGGACGTTCGGCGGCGCCGCACCGGTGGCACGGATCGAGCCGGGTACGTACCTCGACCTGTACACCGAGGACTGCTTCGCGGGACGGGTGCGCTCCGACAGGGACCTGGTGTCGGAGGTGTGCGAGTTCCCCTACCTCAACCCGCAGACGGGCCCGTTCCATGTGGTGGGGGCCGAGCCGGGCGACACCGTGGCGGTGCACTTCGTGTCGATCGAACCGGCCAGGGACTGGGCCGCCTCGACGACCGTGCCCCTGTTCGGGGCGCTGACCTCCACGCACACCACGGCCTCGCTCCAGGCCCCGCTGCCCGAGGTGGTGTGGATGTGGCAGCTGGACCGGGCGCGCCGGACCTGCCTGTTCAGCGCCCGGGACAGCGACTTCCAGGTGGAACTGCCGATGGATCCCATGCACGGCACGGTGGGGGTGGCCCCGGCCAACCTCGAGGTCCGGTCGGCGCTGGTGCCGGACGCGCACGGCGGCAACATGGACACGCCCGAGATGCGGGCCGGGGTGACCTGCTATCTGGGCGTCAACGTCGAAGGCGCGCTGCTGAGTCTGGGCGACGGGCACGCCCGTCAGGGCGAGGGCGAGACCTGCGGCGTGGCCGTGGAGTGCGCGATGAACACAGTGGTGCTGGTCGAGCTGCTGAAGGGCGTCGCCACGCCGTGGCCACGGATCGAGTCGGACACCCATCTGATGTCCACCGGCTCCGCGCGTCCTCTCGAAGACGCCTTCCGTATCTCGCAGTTGGACCTGGTGCAGTGGCTGGCCCGCGACTACGGGCTCTCCGAACTCGACGCGTACCAGCTGATCAGCCAGGCCGGTGAGGCACCGCTGGCCAATGTCTGCGACACCAACTACACCTGCGTGGCCAAGATCCGCAAGGAATGGCTGCCCGCGGGGGAACCGAACCGCGGCCTCCATCGTCATCTTCGGCAGACGGCCTCGGTCTTGCCCCGATCCTGA
- a CDS encoding N-acetylmuramoyl-L-alanine amidase, whose protein sequence is MHRRRLLQGAAVTAAAALLPASARAVASPTGETDYPAAHWAPASTSNYTSSSRPAAYPVEFVVIHVAQQTFDETIGIFQNPAKKVSAHYVVRSGDGYVAQCVRERDIGWHAGNWDYNTRSVGIEHEGWVDQPAYFTDAMYERSAKLTADICDRHGITKDRSHIIGHHQVPGSDHTDPGDNWDWVRYIRLVNLS, encoded by the coding sequence ATGCACCGCAGAAGACTTCTTCAGGGCGCCGCCGTCACCGCGGCGGCGGCTCTGCTCCCCGCCTCGGCACGGGCCGTGGCCTCACCGACGGGCGAGACGGACTATCCGGCGGCCCACTGGGCACCGGCGTCCACGTCCAACTACACGTCCTCGTCCCGGCCGGCGGCGTACCCGGTCGAATTCGTCGTCATCCATGTCGCCCAGCAGACGTTCGACGAGACGATCGGCATCTTCCAGAATCCGGCCAAAAAGGTCTCCGCACACTATGTGGTGCGTTCGGGCGACGGATACGTGGCGCAGTGCGTGCGGGAGCGGGACATCGGCTGGCACGCGGGGAACTGGGACTACAACACCCGCAGCGTCGGCATCGAGCACGAGGGCTGGGTGGACCAGCCCGCCTACTTCACCGACGCCATGTACGAGCGTTCGGCGAAACTGACGGCGGACATCTGCGATCGTCACGGCATCACGAAGGACCGGTCCCACATCATCGGCCACCACCAGGTCCCGGGCAGCGACCACACCGACCCGGGAGACAACTGGGACTGGGTCCGCTACATCCGCCTGGTGAATCTCTCCTGA
- a CDS encoding GAF domain-containing protein produces MTDPWVALAADADPGEQLGALRHAHEVFTSAGRLERPVRSVVGESWRRSARARVSPDGAALMDLGAEELGSYREAHPLARAMPVIRELMSAYATDGEHLLAVCDAHGRLLWVEGHPVTRRRAGAMDFVEGARWAESVAGTNAPGTAIAVDRPVQVFGAEHFLRPVQQWTCAAAPLHDPRTGRVLGAVDITGGDRLAHPHSLAFVQAVARAAESQLALLAPPPTGESVQLSALGRDEAMLVAQGRKIRLSRRHSEILVALARRPEGLGGDELLVELYEDESVTPVTLRAELSRLRRLLGPDLLRSRPYRIAAPVDADFDTVARRLGSGAVAAAMGAYAGPLLPGSQSPAVVRLRGQLADQLRAALIDRSDPGLLADWAYSPWGEEDLPVWRALAGAVPRERRAALLARVRGLDAEQRG; encoded by the coding sequence TTGACGGACCCCTGGGTGGCTCTGGCAGCCGACGCGGATCCCGGCGAACAGCTCGGTGCGCTGCGTCATGCGCACGAGGTGTTCACCTCGGCGGGACGGCTGGAGCGACCGGTACGTTCCGTGGTGGGCGAGTCATGGCGCCGATCGGCCCGCGCCAGGGTCAGCCCGGACGGTGCGGCGCTGATGGACCTCGGTGCGGAGGAGCTGGGTTCCTACCGGGAGGCCCACCCGCTGGCCCGTGCGATGCCGGTGATCCGCGAGCTGATGAGCGCGTACGCGACCGACGGGGAGCATCTGCTCGCGGTCTGCGACGCGCACGGCAGGCTGCTGTGGGTCGAGGGTCATCCGGTGACGCGGCGACGCGCCGGAGCGATGGACTTCGTGGAGGGCGCCCGCTGGGCGGAGTCCGTGGCGGGCACGAACGCGCCGGGGACGGCGATCGCCGTGGACCGCCCGGTCCAGGTGTTCGGCGCGGAGCACTTCCTCCGGCCGGTGCAGCAGTGGACGTGCGCCGCGGCCCCGCTGCACGACCCTCGGACCGGGCGGGTGCTGGGAGCAGTCGACATCACCGGCGGGGACCGGCTGGCACATCCGCACAGCCTGGCGTTCGTGCAGGCCGTGGCACGGGCGGCCGAATCCCAGCTGGCCCTCCTGGCACCACCACCGACCGGTGAGTCCGTTCAGCTCAGCGCACTGGGGCGGGACGAGGCGATGCTCGTGGCGCAGGGCCGGAAGATCCGCCTCAGCAGGCGCCACAGCGAGATCCTGGTGGCGTTGGCCCGCCGTCCGGAGGGCCTCGGGGGTGACGAACTACTGGTCGAGCTGTACGAGGACGAGTCCGTGACCCCGGTGACACTGCGGGCCGAACTGTCCCGGCTGCGACGGCTGCTGGGCCCCGACCTGCTCCGCTCACGCCCGTACCGGATCGCCGCCCCGGTGGACGCCGACTTCGACACGGTGGCGCGCAGGCTGGGATCCGGGGCGGTGGCCGCGGCGATGGGCGCGTACGCGGGCCCGCTGCTGCCGGGGTCGCAGTCCCCCGCCGTGGTACGGCTGCGCGGGCAGCTCGCCGACCAGCTGCGGGCCGCACTGATCGACCGGAGCGATCCGGGCCTGCTCGCGGACTGGGCGTACAGCCCGTGGGGCGAGGAGGACCTGCCGGTCTGGCGGGCCCTGGCCGGAGCCGTACCGAGGGAGCGGCGGGCCGCGCTGCTGGCCAGGGTGCGGGGGCTCGACGCGGAGCAGCGCGGGTGA
- the exaC gene encoding acetaldehyde dehydrogenase ExaC, protein MTRYAAPGTEGAIVSYESRYDHWIGGAYVPPVRGQYFENPSPVNGRPFTEIARGTAEDVELALDAAHAAAPGWGATSAGDRASVLNRIADRMEAHLEELAVAESWENGKPVRETLAADIPLAIDHFRYFAGALRAQEGSLSQLDDDTVAYHFHEPLGVVAQIIPWNFPILMATWKLAPALAAGNAVVLKPAEQTPASIHFWLTLVSDLLPPGVVNIVNGFGAEAGKPLASSPRVAKIAFTGETTTGRLIMQYASENIKPVTLELGGKSPNIFFDDVSSSNDDFLDKALEGFTMFALNQGEVCTCPSRALIQRGHYNEFLEAGIARTEQIVPGHPLDTATMIGAQASNDQLEKILSYLDIGQQEGAKILTGGRRVEHGGELEGGYYVQPTIFEGDNRMRVFQEEIFGPVVAVTSFTDFDDAIATANDTLYGLGAGVWTRDGNTAYRAGRAIKAGRVWTNCYHAYPAHAAFGGYKQSGIGRENHKMMLEHYQQTKNLLVSYSPKKLGFF, encoded by the coding sequence ATGACCCGTTACGCTGCGCCGGGCACCGAGGGCGCCATCGTCTCGTACGAGTCGCGCTACGACCACTGGATCGGCGGCGCGTACGTCCCGCCGGTCCGGGGCCAGTACTTCGAGAACCCGAGCCCCGTCAACGGCCGCCCGTTCACCGAGATCGCCCGCGGCACCGCCGAGGACGTCGAGCTGGCCCTGGACGCGGCGCACGCGGCGGCGCCCGGCTGGGGGGCGACCTCGGCGGGCGACCGCGCCTCGGTCCTGAACCGGATCGCCGACCGCATGGAGGCGCATCTGGAGGAGCTGGCGGTCGCCGAGAGCTGGGAGAACGGCAAGCCGGTGCGCGAGACGCTGGCCGCCGACATCCCGCTGGCCATCGACCACTTCCGGTACTTCGCGGGAGCGCTGCGCGCCCAGGAGGGCTCGCTCAGCCAGCTCGACGACGACACCGTGGCGTACCACTTCCATGAGCCGCTGGGAGTGGTCGCGCAGATCATTCCGTGGAACTTCCCGATCCTGATGGCCACCTGGAAACTGGCCCCCGCACTCGCCGCGGGCAACGCGGTGGTCCTCAAGCCGGCCGAACAGACCCCGGCCTCCATCCACTTCTGGCTCACGCTGGTGTCGGACCTGCTGCCGCCGGGGGTCGTCAACATCGTCAACGGCTTCGGCGCGGAGGCGGGCAAGCCCCTCGCGTCGAGTCCTCGTGTCGCGAAGATCGCCTTCACGGGCGAGACGACGACGGGGCGGCTGATCATGCAGTACGCCTCCGAGAACATCAAGCCGGTGACTCTGGAGCTGGGCGGCAAGTCGCCGAACATCTTCTTCGACGACGTGTCCTCGTCGAACGACGACTTCCTGGACAAGGCCCTCGAAGGCTTCACCATGTTCGCCCTCAACCAGGGCGAGGTGTGCACCTGCCCCTCGCGTGCGCTGATCCAGCGCGGGCACTACAACGAGTTCCTGGAGGCGGGCATCGCCCGCACCGAACAGATCGTTCCGGGGCACCCCCTGGACACCGCCACGATGATCGGTGCCCAGGCGTCCAACGACCAGTTGGAGAAGATCCTTTCGTACCTGGACATCGGACAGCAGGAGGGCGCGAAGATCCTGACGGGCGGCCGGCGTGTCGAGCACGGAGGTGAGTTGGAGGGCGGCTACTACGTCCAGCCGACGATCTTCGAGGGCGACAACCGGATGCGCGTCTTCCAGGAGGAGATCTTCGGCCCGGTGGTCGCGGTGACGTCCTTCACCGACTTCGACGACGCCATCGCCACGGCCAACGACACGCTGTACGGCCTCGGCGCCGGCGTGTGGACCCGGGATGGCAACACCGCCTACCGGGCGGGCCGCGCCATCAAGGCGGGCCGGGTATGGACGAACTGCTACCACGCGTATCCGGCACACGCCGCGTTCGGCGGGTACAAGCAGTCGGGCATCGGCAGGGAGAACCACAAGATGATGCTGGAGCACTATCAGCAGACGAAGAACCTCCTGGTGTCGTACTCGCCGAAGAAGCTGGGCTTCTTCTAG
- a CDS encoding tyrosine-type recombinase/integrase gives MAMSYRVRFWEIRERPERRNGFEVRWTVDGREKSESFLTKGLAESRRSKILTAARDGEPFDVRTGLPASELRALKQRTTWYDLAREYIEQRWDRTPGNTRRTLADALATITPAFVEPEFVSRAPHELRRALYSWAFNKKAWQEDPPEEWQAALDWLRRHSLPVGELEEPDVLRRGLDALCRRVDGTAAAAKTVKRKKAAVNEVFGVAVERGYFSQNPLGGLRWSGPEVADEVDPDCVPNPAQVGRLLAAVKALPGRGPHLYAFFGCMYYAAMRPGEVIHLQKSQCRLPAGGWGILNLKGGVVTAGKQWTDDGAVHEVHPLKRRAAKATRPVPIPPALVRMLREHIENFGVAPDGRMFRNAAGNYLDASAYGITWGRAREAALTLDEHALELVKRPYDLRHAGISFWLASGVDPAECARRAGQSIQVLFRYYAKFLAEAQNHANTLIEESMRRWEGPEDTARDT, from the coding sequence ATGGCGATGAGTTACAGAGTCCGGTTTTGGGAGATCCGTGAGCGGCCCGAGCGACGCAATGGCTTCGAGGTTCGCTGGACGGTCGATGGGCGGGAGAAATCTGAGTCATTTCTCACGAAAGGACTTGCGGAGAGCCGACGTTCCAAGATCCTCACCGCTGCGCGCGACGGGGAGCCGTTCGATGTAAGGACCGGTCTGCCTGCCTCCGAGCTTAGAGCTCTGAAGCAACGCACGACATGGTATGACCTGGCGAGGGAATACATCGAGCAGCGGTGGGATCGCACGCCGGGCAATACACGCCGAACGCTGGCCGACGCCCTCGCGACCATCACTCCAGCCTTTGTTGAGCCAGAGTTCGTATCCCGGGCGCCTCACGAACTGCGGCGGGCGCTGTACTCGTGGGCATTCAACAAGAAAGCCTGGCAGGAAGACCCGCCCGAGGAGTGGCAGGCTGCGCTGGACTGGCTGCGGCGTCACTCGCTGCCCGTCGGCGAGTTGGAGGAACCCGACGTGCTGCGCCGGGGCCTCGACGCGTTGTGCCGCAGGGTCGATGGGACAGCCGCTGCCGCAAAGACCGTGAAGCGCAAGAAGGCCGCGGTGAACGAGGTGTTCGGCGTTGCGGTGGAGCGGGGGTACTTCAGCCAGAACCCATTGGGTGGTCTGCGATGGTCTGGGCCGGAGGTCGCCGACGAGGTCGATCCGGACTGCGTACCCAACCCGGCGCAGGTGGGCCGCCTGCTTGCCGCTGTCAAGGCACTGCCCGGTCGCGGCCCGCACCTGTACGCCTTCTTCGGCTGCATGTACTACGCAGCCATGCGTCCTGGTGAGGTCATCCACTTGCAGAAGTCTCAGTGCCGCCTGCCGGCGGGTGGGTGGGGGATCCTCAATCTTAAGGGCGGGGTCGTGACGGCAGGGAAGCAGTGGACTGATGACGGCGCCGTCCACGAGGTCCACCCGCTGAAACGGCGTGCAGCCAAGGCGACGCGGCCGGTGCCGATCCCGCCCGCGCTTGTCCGCATGCTTCGCGAGCATATAGAGAATTTCGGTGTTGCCCCCGACGGACGTATGTTCCGCAATGCCGCCGGCAACTACCTTGACGCTTCGGCGTACGGCATCACGTGGGGACGGGCACGCGAGGCGGCGCTCACCCTCGACGAGCATGCCCTTGAGCTGGTGAAACGTCCCTACGACCTGCGTCACGCAGGAATCTCGTTCTGGCTTGCCTCGGGTGTCGACCCTGCGGAGTGCGCGCGTCGGGCCGGGCAGAGTATCCAGGTGCTCTTTCGCTACTACGCCAAATTCCTGGCCGAAGCGCAGAATCATGCCAACACCTTGATAGAGGAGTCGATGCGGCGGTGGGAAGGGCCGGAAGACACCGCACGGGACACATGA
- a CDS encoding helix-turn-helix transcriptional regulator: MARPAALKLSEILAEIRMSSSAFYRLRARGQAPRMIKLPNGELRCRRVDLDAWWEACERDTPEWR, from the coding sequence ATGGCTCGCCCTGCTGCGCTCAAGCTCTCCGAGATCTTGGCGGAAATCCGAATGAGCTCATCAGCCTTCTACCGCTTGCGTGCTCGTGGACAGGCTCCTCGAATGATCAAGCTTCCAAATGGTGAATTGCGCTGCCGCCGCGTTGATCTAGACGCATGGTGGGAAGCGTGTGAAAGGGATACGCCTGAATGGCGATGA
- a CDS encoding transporter: protein MSGLKLFNTKGGVTEIVPSLADVEADVQRLFEADMEMLLGFHFLASEYSTGLVHGGRIDSLGLDASGSPVVVEYKSSTDAGVVNQGLFYLSWLMDHRVEFECLVRERIGAMAAAQVLWSGPRLICIAGDFTRYDALAVREHRRGGVLQVSQGRAGAMEELAEAVGEALLSLGDVNCVQRRQYRAYQRLRNFACFCPPQRTKLLVYVKVDPQKLDLVPGFTRHVTELGHHGTGDLEVHLRVELELERALDLFCEGYAAA, encoded by the coding sequence GTGTCGGGCCTGAAACTGTTCAACACGAAAGGCGGCGTGACCGAGATTGTGCCGAGCCTTGCCGACGTCGAGGCCGATGTGCAGCGTCTCTTCGAGGCGGATATGGAGATGCTGCTGGGTTTCCATTTCCTGGCGAGCGAGTACAGTACGGGGCTGGTCCACGGTGGTCGGATCGACTCGCTCGGTCTCGACGCGAGCGGTTCACCGGTCGTCGTTGAGTACAAGAGCAGCACGGACGCGGGCGTCGTCAACCAGGGCTTGTTCTACCTGTCGTGGTTGATGGATCACCGGGTGGAGTTCGAGTGTCTGGTCCGCGAGCGAATTGGGGCGATGGCCGCGGCTCAGGTGCTGTGGAGCGGTCCGAGGCTGATCTGTATCGCCGGAGACTTCACGCGCTATGACGCCCTTGCCGTGCGCGAGCACCGGCGCGGGGGTGTGCTCCAGGTGTCTCAGGGGCGGGCCGGGGCGATGGAGGAGCTGGCCGAGGCTGTCGGTGAGGCGTTGCTCAGTCTCGGAGACGTGAACTGTGTCCAGCGCAGGCAGTACCGGGCCTATCAGCGCCTGCGGAACTTTGCCTGCTTCTGCCCGCCGCAAAGGACGAAACTTCTCGTCTATGTGAAGGTGGATCCGCAGAAACTCGACCTTGTGCCTGGGTTCACCCGGCACGTGACGGAGCTGGGGCACCACGGCACGGGCGACCTAGAGGTGCATTTGCGGGTCGAACTGGAACTTGAGCGTGCTTTGGACCTGTTCTGCGAGGGCTACGCGGCGGCGTGA